The proteins below are encoded in one region of Elgaria multicarinata webbii isolate HBS135686 ecotype San Diego chromosome 8, rElgMul1.1.pri, whole genome shotgun sequence:
- the GAL3ST2 gene encoding galactose-3-O-sulfotransferase 2: protein MRGTWRYFQQLTCLILWLGVIALIGFFQQHVVMVVRRQRPVFKPCQPTMNVMFLKTHKTASSTVLNILFRFSEKHNLTVALPCGNEFHLGYPLRFKATDVEEFKTIGQNFNIMGNHLRFNLPQVKRVMPNDAFYFSILRDPVSLFESSYVYYKTYSPAFRNSKNVNEFLLAPWSYYNLSEKAWNVYAKNNMWFDLGYDNNAIYDEYYVQSVIQDIQKHFHLMLIAEYFDESMILLKDTLCWELDDVVYFKLNARSLDSIQALNPDSKEKVKDWCALDWKLYTHFNNTFWIKIQERMDLKTLYKEVNLLQKRQKELMERCLLEETAIDETKIKDEKLKPFQSGHAKILGYNLKQGLDNKTLNICKKMTIPELQYMAYMYSHQFPNKTRKSINFR from the exons ATGAGAGGCACTTGGAG GTATTTTCAACAATTAACATGTCTCATCCTTTGGCTAGGAGTAATTGCCTTGATTGGATTCTTTCAGCAGCATGTTGTAATGGTTGTCAG GCGGCAGCGGCCTGTTTTCAAGCCCTGCCAACCCACAATGAATGTCATGTTCCTCAAGACGCACAAGACAGCCAGCAGCACTGTCCTCAACATCCTCTTCCGCTTCTCAGAGAAACACAACCTCACAGTGGCCCTTCcctgtggcaatgagttccacCTGGGCTACCCACTGCGCTTCAAGGCAACAGATGTCGAGGAGTTCAAAACTATTGGCCAAAACTTCAACATCATGGGCAACCACCTGAGGTTTAATTTGCCACAG gTAAAAAGAGTAATGCCGAATGACGCCTTCTATTTTTCAATCCTGAGGGACCCAGTTTCTTTGTTCGAATCCTCCTATGTTTATTACAAAACTTATTCACCAGCATTTAGAAACTCCAAGAATGTGAATGAGTTTCTCTTAGCTCCATGGTCATACTACAATCTAAGTGAAAAGGCCTGGAACGTTTATGCCAAGAACAATATGTGGTTTGATTTGGGCTATGACAACAATGCGATATATGATGAGTACTATGTCCAGTCTGTAATACAGGACATCCAGAAGCATTTCCATTTGATGCTGATTGCGGAATACTTTGATGAGTCCATGATCCTTCTGAAGGATACTTTGTGCTGGGAACTAGATGATGTGGTTTATTTCAAGCTGAATGCCAGGAGCTTAGACAGCATTCAGGCTTTGAATCCAGACAGCAAGGAAAAGGTGAAAGACTGGTGTGCTCTGGATTGGAAACTTTACACACACTTCAATAATACCTTCTGGATTAAGATTCAGGAGAGGATGGACTTAAAGACTTTGTACAAAGAAGTCAACCTTCTGCAGAAGAGGCAGAAGGAACTGATGGAGAGGTGTCTCTTGGAGGAAACAGCAATTGATGAAACCAAAATCAAAGATGAGAAACTGAAGCCCTTCCAGTCAGGCCATGCTAAAATCCTGGGTTATAATCTCAAACAGGGTTTAGACAATAAGACACTGAATATCTGCAAAAAGATGACCATTCCTGAGCTCCAATATATGGCCTACATGTACAGTCACCAGTTCCCAAACAAGACGAGAAAATCCATAAACTTTAGATGA
- the NEU4 gene encoding sialidase-4, whose translation MGSRHFPARTVLFERETSGVTYRVPALLHIPCVAKLLAFAEERLSIDDAHANLLVLRRGTFYKNFVEWEDMRALETATLAHHRSMNPCPIYDELTGMVFLFFIAVLGRTPEAFQIITGQNAARLCYVTSSDQGISWSHVTDLTQEVIGMSIKDWATFALGPGHGIQLKSGRLLLPAYSYYIDCRECFGKLCKTTPHAFTFFSDDHGQSWHFGESIPNLQTVECQMVSVDEEDGNNVLYCNARSPLGFRVQALSTDDGAVFHAGQLVQRLVEPPHGCHGSIIGFPAPLYYKNCKVHHSQRETRSVKGLGSLQQPGTDDRHQTCPASPAATLCSASLCHQKLQETFASPRTSSGHHGNILSHISLAPAGTDQEHPKAGTMSKSGIYFQIPTWVLYSHPTSSRSRVNLGVYLSTFPRDADSWSEPWVIYEGPSAYSDLAYIELPYSEFSITGIPAIAFACLYENGVRSPYEQISFSMFTLHEVLQNIPLETSSLGVKQMSVGRKKRGKSCVIS comes from the exons ATGGGCTCACGCCATTTCCCTGCCCGGACTGTGCTGTTTGAAAGGGAGACGAGCGGAGTGACGTACCGGGTGCCAGCCCTACTCCACATCCCCTGTGTCGCCAAGCTGTTGGCTTTTGCAGAGGAACGGCTGAGCATTGATGATGCCCATGCCAACCTTCTGGTGCTGAGAAGGGGCACCTTCTACAAGAACTTTGTGGAG TGGGAAGATATGCGGGCCCTTGAGACTGCAACTCTGGCGCACCATCGGTCCATGAACCCTTGCCCCATCTACGATGAGTTGACTGGCATGGTTTTCCTATTTTTCATTGCTGTGCTGGGCAGGACCCCTGAAGCCTTTCAGATCATCACAGGCCAAAACGCTGCCCGCCTCTGCTATGTCACTAGTTCTGACCAGGGCATCAGCTGGAGCCACGTGACAGACCTCACACAGGAAGTTATTGGCATGTCCATCAAAG ATTGGGCTACTTTTGCTCTCGGGCCTGGCCATGGCATTCAGCTCAAGTCCGGCCGCCTGCTCTTGCCTGCCTACTCTTACTACATCGACTGCAGGGAGTGCTTTGGGAAGCTCTGCAAAACCACCCCGCACGCATTTACCTTCTTCAGCGACGACCATGGGCAGAGCTGGCACTTTGGCGAGTCCATCCCGAACCTACAGACGGTCGAGTGCCAGATGGTGTCAGTGGATGAGGAGGACGGGAACAACGTGCTCTACTGTAATGCCCGGAGCCCCCTGGGCTTCCGGGTGCAGGCCCTGAGCACAGATGATGGAGCGGTCTTTCACGCGGGGCAGCTGGTGCAGCGGCTGGTGGAGCCCCCTCATGGTTGCCATGGCAGCATCAttggattcccagccccacttTACTATAAGAATTGCAAGGTCCACCACTCCCAGAGGGAAACACGGTCTGTTAAAGGGCTGGGCTCCCTACAACAGCCTGGAACGGACGACCGACACCAAACTTGTCCTGCTTCACCTGCTGCTACTCTCTGCAGCGCATCCCTCTGCCACCAAAAGCTGCAGGAAACGTTTGCATCTCCCAGAACTTCTAGTGGCCACCATGGCAATATTCTCAGTCACATCTCCTTAGCTCCAGCAGGAACTGATCAAGAACATCCCAAAGCTGGAACAATGTCCAAATCAGGCATTTATTTCCAAATTCCAACCTGGGTGCTGTATTCTCACCCGACGAGCTCCAGATCCCGAGTCAACTTGGGGGTTTACCTCAGCACATTTCCCAGGGATGCCGACAGCTGGTCTGAACCCTGGGTCATCTATGAAGGGCCCAGTGCCTACTCAGACCTGGCCTACATTGAGCTGCCTTACTCGGAGTTCTCAATCACTGGGATCCCGGCCATAGCCTTTGCCTGCCTCTATGAGAATGGGGTGAGGTCTCCCTACGAGCAAATCTCCTTCAGCATGTTCACGCTGCACGAAGTTCTTCAGAACATTCCTCTGGAAACTTCTTCCCTGGGTGTGAAGCAAATGTCAGTTggtagaaagaaaagggggaagagcTGCGTCATCTCCTAA